Proteins from a genomic interval of Streptococcus sp. D7B5:
- a CDS encoding peptide ABC transporter substrate-binding protein encodes MKSKKWLLGAGAVLSAAILLTACGQSEKKADAPKTFSYVYAMDPSSLDYSVTSKSSTSDVIANVVDGLLENDKYGNLIPSLAEDWSVSKDGLTYTYKLRKGVKWYTSDGEEYAEVKAKDFVTGLKHAADGKSDGLSLIQDSIKGLAEYVSGESNDFSTVGVKAVDDYTVEYTLNKPESFWNSKVTTATMLPVNEEFLNSKGSDYGAPTPSGILYNGPYFLKSLTSKSVIEYEKNPNYWDKDNVKIDNIKLTFYDGSDQESLIRSFTQGAYTTARLFPTSSNFESTKQEYGDKIVYSPQEATSYYLTVNVNRQSYNKTAKTDEAQKTSTKEALLNKNFRQALNFALDRHSYTAQLNGEEGANKIIRNSLVPHDYVQVGEKTFGELAQAELVSYGDQWKDVALTDGKDTIYSPEKAKAAFAKAKEELQAKGVTFPIHLDIPVEQTDVIAVQQTNSLKQSIESSLGTENVIVDVLQMTDNEKLSITSQAKVPSQKDYDLNGTGWGPDYQDPATYLNILDAKKGSALKHLGIKRGNDPEVMAQVGLDEYKKLLDDAAAETSDLNKRYEKYAKAQAWVSDSSLLIPVASSGGSPTVSRTVPFTKAYSQVGIKGDPFVFKGLELQNDVVTAKEYEEAFKKWQQEKIETNAKYQKELEKHVK; translated from the coding sequence ATGAAATCGAAAAAGTGGCTCTTAGGAGCAGGTGCTGTTTTGAGTGCAGCCATACTGTTAACTGCTTGTGGGCAAAGTGAAAAGAAAGCGGATGCTCCCAAGACTTTCTCTTATGTCTACGCTATGGATCCATCTTCTTTGGATTATAGTGTGACGAGCAAGAGCTCAACCTCTGACGTTATAGCAAACGTTGTTGATGGTCTTTTGGAAAATGATAAGTATGGGAACTTAATTCCATCACTTGCAGAAGACTGGTCTGTTTCAAAGGATGGTTTGACTTACACCTACAAACTTCGTAAGGGTGTAAAATGGTATACTTCTGATGGAGAAGAATACGCTGAAGTTAAGGCCAAAGACTTTGTTACTGGGCTTAAACATGCTGCTGACGGAAAATCAGATGGTCTTTCTTTGATTCAGGATTCTATCAAAGGTTTGGCAGAGTATGTTAGTGGTGAGAGCAATGATTTCTCTACCGTAGGAGTTAAGGCTGTTGATGATTACACGGTAGAATACACGCTCAACAAACCAGAAAGTTTCTGGAACTCTAAGGTCACAACTGCAACCATGCTGCCAGTTAATGAAGAATTTTTGAATTCTAAAGGGAGCGACTACGGTGCACCAACCCCATCAGGTATCCTATATAATGGTCCTTATTTCTTGAAATCATTGACTTCAAAATCAGTCATCGAATATGAAAAGAATCCAAACTACTGGGATAAGGACAATGTCAAGATTGACAATATTAAACTAACTTTCTACGATGGATCAGACCAAGAATCTTTGATTCGTAGCTTTACACAAGGTGCCTATACAACAGCTCGTCTCTTCCCAACAAGTTCAAATTTTGAGTCAACTAAACAAGAGTACGGCGATAAGATTGTTTATAGTCCACAAGAAGCGACAAGCTACTACCTCACTGTTAACGTAAACCGCCAATCTTATAATAAAACAGCCAAAACAGACGAGGCTCAAAAAACTTCAACGAAAGAAGCTCTTCTCAACAAGAACTTCCGTCAGGCGCTGAACTTTGCTCTTGACCGTCATTCTTATACTGCTCAGTTGAATGGTGAAGAAGGTGCGAACAAGATTATCCGTAACAGCCTAGTGCCTCATGACTACGTTCAAGTGGGTGAAAAAACCTTTGGAGAGTTGGCACAGGCAGAGCTCGTTTCATATGGAGACCAGTGGAAAGATGTAGCCCTTACAGATGGCAAGGATACGATTTACAGTCCTGAAAAAGCTAAGGCAGCCTTTGCTAAAGCCAAGGAAGAATTGCAAGCCAAGGGTGTTACCTTCCCAATCCATTTGGATATCCCCGTTGAACAAACAGATGTAATCGCGGTTCAACAAACCAACTCACTCAAGCAGTCTATCGAATCATCACTTGGTACTGAAAATGTCATTGTCGATGTCCTTCAAATGACCGATAATGAGAAATTGAGCATTACATCTCAAGCCAAGGTTCCATCCCAAAAAGACTATGACTTGAACGGAACTGGTTGGGGGCCAGACTATCAAGACCCAGCTACCTACCTCAACATCCTTGATGCTAAGAAGGGTTCTGCCCTTAAACACTTGGGGATTAAGCGCGGAAATGATCCAGAAGTGATGGCTCAAGTTGGATTGGACGAATACAAGAAACTCTTGGATGACGCTGCAGCTGAAACAAGCGACCTTAACAAGCGTTATGAAAAATATGCTAAAGCTCAAGCTTGGGTATCGGATAGTTCACTTTTAATCCCAGTTGCTTCTTCAGGTGGTTCTCCAACGGTTAGCCGTACTGTACCATTTACAAAAGCTTACTCTCAAGTCGGGATCAAGGGAGACCCATTTGTGTTCAAAGGTTTGGAGTTGCAAAATGACGTTGTGACTGCAAAAGAATACGAAGAAGCCTTCAAGAAATGGCAACAAGAAAAAATCGAGACAAATGCCAAATACCAAAAAGAACTTGAAAAACACGTCAAGTAA
- a CDS encoding peptide ABC transporter substrate-binding protein translates to MIKMKKRLIGTGLVLATGILLSSCGQSNTDTSTYSSTFSANPTTFNYLLDYYADNTAVITNLVDGLLENDSYGNLVPALAEDWSVSSDGLTYTYKLRKDAKWYTADGEEYASVKAQDFVTGIKYAADNKGQAMDLIQNSIKGLNDYVTGVTNDFSTVGVKALDDYTVEYTLTRPEPYWNSKTTNSILFPVNEEFLKSKDKDFGTLTPDSILYNGPYLLKDFTSKSSIEYVKNPHYYDHDKVTIEKVKLAYFDGSDQEMTIRNFESGAYSIAGVYPNSSNYAKTKEKYQDNIVYSLQDKTSWYFNFNVNRKTYNHTAKTTDEQKKSAQTAILNKNFRQAINFGIDRTAYSAQSNGEEAASKTLRNTLVPPTFVQVGDKTFGEVTASKLVNYGTEWSGINLADAQDAYFNKEKAQAKFAEAKKELEAQGVTFPIHLDVPVDQTNKNAVSGMNSVKQTLETVLGSDNIVIDVQQLSTDDFGNVAFLAPNPAARDYDLNFDGWVGDYQDPSTYLDPFNAETGFYLKIFGLDAKEDQELIKSLGLDTYTQLLKEADAENKDVAKRYEKYAEAQAWMIDNSLVMSAMSNGGTASVTKVTPFTRAYSLVGIKGDGNNYKYMRLQKDPVTKKQFDEAKAKWEEESKKAIEKSQKEFENHVK, encoded by the coding sequence ATGATCAAAATGAAAAAAAGACTAATCGGGACAGGTCTTGTCTTAGCGACAGGTATTTTGCTCTCGTCATGTGGACAGTCCAATACAGATACTAGCACTTATTCATCAACATTTAGTGCAAATCCGACAACTTTTAACTATCTTCTAGATTATTATGCGGATAACACTGCCGTTATTACCAATCTCGTAGATGGTTTGTTAGAAAATGACAGCTATGGGAACCTCGTACCTGCTCTTGCGGAGGATTGGTCTGTTTCATCAGATGGTTTGACCTATACCTACAAGCTTAGAAAAGATGCCAAGTGGTATACAGCTGATGGTGAGGAATATGCTTCAGTTAAAGCTCAGGATTTTGTCACTGGGATCAAATATGCCGCGGACAACAAGGGACAAGCTATGGATCTGATCCAAAATTCAATCAAGGGATTGAATGACTATGTGACGGGTGTGACCAATGATTTTTCAACTGTTGGTGTCAAAGCCTTGGATGATTACACAGTCGAGTACACCTTGACTCGACCAGAACCTTATTGGAACTCTAAGACAACCAATAGTATTCTTTTCCCAGTCAACGAAGAGTTTTTGAAATCAAAAGATAAAGACTTTGGTACCTTGACACCAGACAGTATCCTTTATAACGGTCCCTATCTGTTAAAAGATTTCACATCAAAATCTTCGATCGAATATGTGAAGAATCCACACTATTATGATCATGATAAAGTAACCATTGAAAAAGTTAAGTTAGCTTACTTTGATGGGTCAGATCAGGAGATGACCATTCGAAACTTTGAAAGTGGTGCTTACTCGATTGCAGGAGTCTATCCAAATAGTTCGAACTATGCTAAGACAAAAGAAAAATACCAAGACAATATCGTCTATAGCTTACAAGACAAGACATCTTGGTACTTTAACTTTAACGTCAACCGCAAAACCTATAATCATACCGCTAAAACAACGGACGAACAAAAGAAATCAGCTCAAACAGCTATCTTAAATAAAAATTTCCGTCAGGCTATCAACTTTGGAATTGATCGAACAGCCTACTCTGCTCAATCTAACGGTGAAGAAGCAGCGAGCAAAACCCTTCGTAATACTCTGGTTCCCCCAACATTTGTCCAGGTGGGAGATAAGACCTTTGGAGAAGTAACAGCTTCTAAGCTTGTGAACTACGGAACTGAGTGGTCAGGTATCAATTTGGCAGATGCTCAAGATGCCTACTTTAACAAGGAAAAGGCCCAAGCAAAATTTGCGGAAGCTAAAAAGGAATTGGAAGCCCAAGGTGTGACTTTCCCAATCCATTTGGATGTCCCTGTTGATCAGACAAACAAAAATGCGGTTTCTGGTATGAACTCGGTTAAACAAACCCTTGAAACAGTACTAGGTTCTGACAATATCGTCATTGATGTTCAACAGCTTTCTACAGATGACTTTGGAAATGTTGCTTTCTTAGCACCAAATCCAGCAGCTCGTGACTACGACCTAAACTTTGATGGTTGGGTTGGTGATTACCAGGATCCATCGACTTATCTAGACCCCTTCAATGCTGAAACTGGCTTCTATCTCAAGATTTTTGGTCTTGATGCCAAGGAAGACCAAGAGCTCATTAAGAGTTTGGGGCTCGATACCTATACACAACTCCTGAAAGAAGCAGATGCTGAGAATAAAGATGTCGCTAAGCGTTATGAAAAATACGCTGAAGCTCAAGCTTGGATGATTGACAATTCTCTAGTTATGTCTGCTATGTCAAATGGTGGTACAGCCTCTGTAACCAAAGTAACTCCGTTTACACGTGCCTACTCCCTAGTGGGAATCAAGGGTGACGGAAATAATTATAAGTACATGAGATTACAAAAAGACCCTGTTACCAAGAAACAATTTGATGAAGCCAAGGCTAAGTGGGAAGAAGAAAGTAAAAAGGCTATCGAAAAGAGCCAAAAAGAGTTTGAAAACCACGTAAAATAA
- a CDS encoding LCP family protein: protein MSRRSKRARLGNVKRNINIVLATIYLLLSGFLLFLIFRHNILAFRYLNIISAVLILLAALVGLLLIVYKKAEKFTVFFLTLAILVSSVSLYALQQFVGFTNHINSTSNYSEYSISVVVLKDSEINNVTQLDTVTGPTETDNDNIQKLLADIKTSQSKDLTVEKATSYLAAYKSLLSGETKAIVLNSVFENIIEVEYPDYASKIKKIYTKQLTKDVAAPKVSKNKAFNIYVSGIDTYGPISSVSRSDVNILMTVNRDTKKILLTTTPRDSYVPIADGGNNQKDKLTHAGIYGVDSSIHTLENLYGVDINYYVRLNFTSFLKLIDLLGGVDVYNDQDFTSLHGKFHFPVGNVHLDSEQALGFVRERYSLADGDRDRGRNQQKVIVAIIQKLTSTEALKNYDNIIKGLQDSLQTNMPLETMMDLVNTQLESGGNYKVNSQDLKGTGRTDLPSYAMPDSNLYMMEIDESSLAAAKAAINDVMEGK from the coding sequence ATGAGTAGACGTTCAAAGAGAGCTCGTTTAGGGAATGTGAAACGAAATATTAATATAGTTTTAGCAACCATTTATTTATTATTGAGTGGTTTTTTGCTGTTCTTGATTTTTAGACACAACATTTTAGCCTTTAGATACTTGAATATTATTTCTGCAGTTCTCATTTTATTAGCTGCTTTAGTAGGACTACTGCTGATTGTTTATAAAAAAGCTGAGAAGTTTACGGTCTTCTTTTTGACGCTTGCCATCTTAGTTAGTTCAGTTTCTCTCTATGCTTTGCAACAGTTTGTCGGTTTTACCAATCATATCAATTCGACGTCAAATTACTCAGAGTATTCAATCAGTGTGGTCGTTTTGAAAGATAGTGAGATCAATAATGTGACTCAACTGGATACGGTTACGGGGCCAACAGAGACAGACAATGACAATATTCAAAAGTTGTTAGCAGATATTAAGACCAGCCAGAGTAAGGACTTGACAGTTGAGAAAGCGACTTCTTACCTAGCAGCTTATAAGAGTCTGCTTTCTGGTGAAACGAAAGCAATTGTCTTAAATAGTGTCTTTGAAAATATCATTGAAGTAGAGTATCCAGATTATGCTTCAAAAATCAAAAAAATCTATACAAAACAATTAACTAAGGATGTTGCGGCACCAAAGGTATCGAAGAATAAAGCTTTCAATATTTATGTGAGTGGTATTGATACCTATGGTCCGATTAGTTCAGTTTCGCGTTCAGATGTAAATATTTTGATGACAGTGAACCGTGATACCAAAAAAATCCTTCTCACTACAACTCCTCGTGATTCCTATGTTCCGATTGCGGATGGAGGAAACAATCAAAAGGACAAATTGACCCATGCAGGGATTTATGGAGTAGACTCGTCGATTCATACCCTGGAAAACCTATATGGTGTGGATATCAATTACTACGTCCGTTTGAACTTCACTTCTTTCTTGAAGTTGATTGACCTTTTAGGTGGCGTAGATGTTTATAATGACCAAGATTTCACATCTTTACACGGGAAGTTCCATTTCCCAGTTGGGAATGTTCATCTAGACTCTGAGCAGGCTCTTGGTTTTGTCCGTGAGCGCTACTCTCTAGCAGATGGAGATCGTGACCGTGGTCGAAACCAACAAAAGGTTATTGTAGCTATTATTCAGAAGTTGACGTCAACTGAGGCTTTAAAAAACTACGATAACATCATCAAGGGATTGCAAGATTCTCTTCAGACCAATATGCCTTTGGAAACCATGATGGATCTGGTTAATACTCAATTGGAGAGTGGTGGGAACTACAAAGTCAACTCTCAAGACTTGAAAGGAACTGGACGCACGGATCTTCCTTCATACGCTATGCCAGATAGTAACCTCTACATGATGGAAATTGATGAAAGTAGCTTGGCC